GGGATAACCTTCCCGATAAATTTGCCTGCCGCCTCCAGCCAGGTTTGGATATGGGAATAAAGCGACAATTTGAGGACCGGATGCAACAGGAACTCCTGGCCTCCCGGTTGGAAACCTCCCCCTTTAAAGAGATTTCCTGGTCGAAAAAATTAGAAGAACATTCCATAGTATTCTGCTCTGGCAGTCTGAATGAGCAGATTGAGAGCCTGATTTGGTCCCCTCTCTGGGTCAATCAGAGCCTGGTGGGGATGCTGGGTCTGGGTCAATCAGAGCCTGGTGGGGATGCTGGGTTGTGGCCGGGAATCTCCCTTTACTCCGGAAGAGATTGAAATATTCCAAATATTTGTGTTTCAGACCGCTACCGCTCTAAAGAACCTAGCCCTCTTTGAGCAGATTAAAAGCCTGGCCATCCGGGACAGTCTCACCGGATTGTTCAACCCGCGCTATTTCTGGGAAGTCCTGGGCAAGGAAGTTAAACGTTGTCGGCGCTATGGCTGCCGCCTTTCTTTACTTTTTCTGGACCTGGATAATTTCAAGGTCATCAATGATCAGCACGGCCATCCTGTGGGTGACAAGATTTTGCAGGAGTTGAGCAACCTTCTTAAGAGTTTTGTCCGCTGTACAGATTTAATCTGCCGGTACGGGGGAGAAGAGTTCGTCATTTTATTGATCCAAACCCCGAAAAGAAAGGCCGCCTTTCTGGCCGAGCGTCTGCGCCAAACGATTACCCAGGCGCCATTCAAAATCAAGGATCTGGAAATTCCCTTGACCGTCAGCATTGGAGTAGCAGACCTGACAGAAAAGATGGATCCGGAGGAATTGGTGCAGAATGCCGATAGCGCCATGTACCGGGCTAAACAGAGCGGCGGCAATCGCGTCGTAATCGCCTAGTTAATGTTCATCCGCAAACTCGATTTCCCCCCCATTGAGGATGTGCACTCCGGAGAGATGATGGCAGTATCCGGATTAAAACTAGCTGATCAGCTCTAGTAACTGATGGCCATGTTCTTGTAAACTTTGGATAATGGGATCAAGCTCGCATTTTTCCAGCCGGAAGGAATATGTGCGTTGCTGGCAGCCTTCCAGACCCAAACCCACGTTGATAATTTTTCCTCCCGCCTGGTGGATTAGTTGGCAGGCCTCCTCAAAAGCTCCAGGTCGATCAGCCAAAACCACATCTAACCGCGAACTGCTGCGCAAGACATCCAGCATGTATAAAAAGGCGGATAATAGGTCGGCTACCGTGAGGACTCCCACTAACCGCCCTTTTTCCAGTACCGGCACCCCGCCGATCTTATAGTCATGTATCAGATGGGCTGCCTCCTCCACGCTGGTCATGGGGCTGACGGTCAGCGGGTCAGTCACCATTACGTCGCGAACCACGATCTTTTCGATCATGGCCGCCAACAACACCTGTTGAAGATCGCGGGCCGTTACCCAGCCGATAAATTTTTCCCCCTCCACCACCGGCAGATGGCGGATGGAGTGTTGCTGCATTAATTTCAGGGCTTGATGGACACTAGTTTTCGGTGCGACCGTGATCGGTTTGCTGATCATAATCCTGCCAACCCGCATGATTCTCCTCCCTCGCCTGTCCGCCGCCATTGTAAACTATTTTGGCGGCTTATTCAAGGCCAATAAAGAAATCGTCGGGATAACCGGAAGCACCCGGCATTGCCCATATGCTCACGGAGAATAAGTCAGGCCAACCCCTAAATAATCAGGAAGAATGTGCCCAGGCAGGATTCTCGGCTTGGCCGCTTAAGCTGATGGTGTGGACCCTAGTTGGTAGCCAAAACCGTCTGCAAGGTGGAGACAAAATGCTCGGCCTCGCCGATATAGGTAGCCAGGTTGGCTCGATGGTTGGCCAGGATGCCGTCTTTGGCAGCATCGGTGACCACCCAGGGGCTCAACTGGGAGCCAGTGTGCAGGGCATGAATCGCATCCTCCAAAAGCTTGTGAGAATTTTTCTTCAGTAACTCCCGACTAAAATCTTCCCTCACTGACTCCAGAATTTCAGTCATGCCCAGGGCTACTCCCTGGGAATAATAAAAATAATCGTCACTGATAAACCAGGATACCGGGCTGCCGTCCGCCTCTTTATCCTTGATCAGGTTATGGAAACAACTCCCCAGAATGTCCCTATAAGTGGTCATCAGGGCAATCAGGTTGTCGACCCGGGGATAAAATTTGCTGCGCTTGTGTTTCAGGTCATCAATGTATTGACGGAGATCGCGTATGGCTTCCCGATATTTCCCCGAGGCCGAGGGAAACCAGTATTTATCGGCGCTAACCATAAAAAAATTCATGGCCTCATTGAGATAGGGGTTATAGGCCTCGGTGATGGCAAAGCGGCTCATATTTTCATTTAATATGACGGTAGTGCGGCGGGCCACCTCCAGGACCCCAAGCTGGCGGTTATTGACGTTGTCCGTCAGTCTCAGCATCCCAAACAGGATGGAATTGGGTCGCCAGCCGATCCAGGTCTTGTTGATCTGGTCATCCATGATCTTAATGACCGCGTTAGTAAAAGCTTCGCCGGCTACCGGCTCAGCACTGGGCTGGGGCGGAAAGGGAGCCTCCGCCGAGGGAGCTTGGACGGCTGGAGTCGGTCTCTCGGTGGGGCTTGGGGCCGCCGGCTCTGGTTCCGGCGCGGCTTCTGCGGCCGGAGTAGATTGCGGTTCCGGCGCGGCTTCGGGTTTTTCCACTCTAGCTTCCCGAGCGGTGATTTCCTCGGCAGTCAATTGCATGGTGCGCCTAGTCTCGGAAATAGAAAAAATCGTCGCCAGAAAGGCCAGGATGATCAGTAAAATGATCAGATAACGTTTCTCCTTCAGCCATTTTAACCAGGAGGGCGGTGGTTTTGGAGGACCAGCCGGGGTAATGACCGGGAGCCTGTGCTCCTCGGGGGCAGAATTTTTCCTCATAGTCTATTTTACCTCAAAGAATTGTCGCCACGCGGCCGGAGGGCTGGACGTACCAGGCTTAAATTTGAATATCAAAATATCTCGGCACTGAAAATGTAGATCCGGGTATCCTTCTCTCTCCAGGCGTCCAAAGACAGGCCAGCTTTCCGGCAGGTTTCCCGCAGGAAAGTTTCCCGATCCCAATGGTATTCTGTGGCTACCTGGGGAAGCAACAGACCCGCATAAGGGCCTTTGGTGATATAAAGCCCGTGTTGGCCCACCTCAATCTCTTCTATCTTGTTAATCTCCCGCAGCGGAGACAACACCGAGATCTCAATGTCCACCTCCGGGAATTCTTCAGAGGTTAAGGGCGGAAAGCGAGGGTCTCGAAAGGCCGCAGCCAGAGCCATTTCCTGAATGGCCTGGGCCAGAGGTTTAACCGGTTCAATCAGGCCGATACAGCCCCGTAGTTGGCCCCGCCAATGCAAGGAAACAAATGCTCCTCGCTTTTCTTGTAAGATAGAAGAGGTCGGCGGCAGCGGTGGGGGTGGTTGGTTTTGCAAAGCCGCGAAAATTGCTTCCCGGGCGATCTGGTGCAGAGTCTGTTTGTCCTGTTGGCTTAGTGCCATATCTTTCTCCTTAGCCGCTGCTGGATAAGTTAACAGCCCCAAATTTAACCATAACCATAAAATGAAAAAGAACCACAGATGGCGGCCTGGCAGCATGATTAGCCTCATCACCACAGTTGATCAGCTTGTATTCCGGTAGTCTGAGTCAATCTTACCGAGCTTCAGGCGACAGATTCGGTAGCCTGGATTGGTCGTTATTCTAACCTAAAGACAAGGATTATCCTGGGATTGGCTTAACTAAATTACGTAGAGTTGCCATCCGCCGCGTAATCCATCGGCTAAGTTAGTGCATAAGAACTGGGCCGAGTCGATTTTTGGGCAAAACTTGGCGGACTCCTTTCTGCAATTATTTTATAACTTGAGTAATAATACTTAGCCCAATTTCTCTTAAGTATTTATCATAGCGAATATTTTTTATGACTGTCAACCGGAAAAAAGGGGCCTGCTTGGCAGATTGCCCCAACCCCCAGACCTAGCTGGGTTATTCCACTAAACAGATAGCCCCCCTTAGATTCGACCATGATTCCGGTCCAAGGAGGGTTATCCAGGTATTGTATTTCCCTGACCCCGTGAATTTGCTTGACAATCAATAGGAGGTTCTTTAATATAAAAAGGATTAAACGAGGAGGGAACTGTGTACGCAATCGTTCAAACCGGTGGCAAACAATATCGCGTCTCCCCCCAGGATATCATCCGGGTTGAAAAACTGCCTGGCGAACTGGGTGATGAGGTCGTCCTGGACCAGGTGTTGATGGTTGCTGCCGGCGATGAAATTCAGGTAGGACAACCAAGGGTCGAGGGCGTCTCCGTGGTAGCCCAGATTATTCGCCAGGGTAAGGGCAAAAAGGTTTTGGTCTTTAAAATGAAACGGCGTAAGGGCTTTCGCCGCAAACGGGGGCACCGCCAGCTCTACACGGCTTTGCAAATTAAGGAAATTAAAGTATAATTTTTATTAACAGACAGCAATCGGCCTCCTGACAGATAAATTTCGGAAACCATTCAATTGATTTTACCCCGTGCCAGTCAGGGGGTATTGATTAATCCTGATTTCTTAAGTCCCAAGGTTTGTTTTAATTAGATAAACAGGAGGGATTCCCTTGGCACATAAAAAGGCCGGAGGCAGTTCCCGGAACGGCCGAGACAGCGCCGGGAAACGGCTTGGCGTGAAGCGCTTCAGCGGGCAAGTGGTGAAAGCTGGCAATATCCTGGTCCGGCAGAATGGCACCCGCATTCATCCCGGAGAAAATGTTGGTCTGGGCCGGGACTATACCCTATTCGCCAAAATTGACGGGATTGTCACCTTTGAGCGCTGGAGCCGCAACCGGAAACGGGTCAGCGTTTACGCCCCGTAAAGGAGGGGCACTTGCCCCCCTGGCGGTTTGCCGATGAAGTGGAGATTACCGTCCGCGCCGGCAAAGGCGGACCAGGGTGTGTGAGCTTTCAGCGGCAACGTTTTAAACCCCGTGGGGCACCCGACGGCGGTGATGGCGGTGATGGAGGCGATGTGGTGCTGGAGGTCTCGGCCTCCTGCCGCACTCTAAGGACCTTTCGATATCGACGCCACTTCCAGGCCGAACGGGGTCGGGCCGGTCAGAGCCAGCGCCAGCAGGGGCGACGGGGAGCTGACCTGGTCATTGAAGTGCCGCCGGGCACCCTGGTTTTCGACGCTGAGAGCGGACAATTCCTACAGGATCTAGCTACTCCAGGAGAGCGCCTGACCGTGGCCCGCGGCGGCCGGGGCGGCAAAGGCAATGCCCATTTTACTAGCTCGCGGCAACGGTCGCCGCGATTTGCCCAGCCCGGCGAACCAGGCCAGGAACGGCGGCTGCGTCTGGAACTGCAATTATTGGCGGAGGTGGGGCTCCTGGGCTTGCCCAACGCCGGTAAAACTACACTGTTAACCCGCCTGACGGCCTCAAAGGCCCGGGTGGCGCCTTATCCCTTCACTACCCTGGGGCCCAATCTCGGGGTACTCTCCCATGAGGACCATGAACCGCTCATTATCGCGGATATTCCCGGCCTGATTACCGGCGCGCACCAGGGTCGGGGTTTGGGGGATCGTTTCCTAAGACACCTGAAACGGACCCATCTGTTGCTGCACGTAGTGGATGTCGGTCAGGTTGACGAGCAACATCCGGAGGCGCCGGTAGAGCAGGTGGAGGCAGAATTGCGGGCCTACGACCCCCACCTGCTGGACAAACCACGATTATTAGTCCTCAATAAAATAGATCTGTTACCAGAGGATTTTCCGCTATCCACCCTCCTGGCAGCTTTTCGCCAACAGGGACGGCAGTGCCTGGCCCTCTCAGCCCTGACCGGCGAGGGGTTGGAGGAGCTCAAGGCTGCCCTCTGGCAAGCATTTGAGTCAGATGATCATGAACCCAAACAAGCACAGGCAACTCCGCCACCAGATAGTGACCCAGGCCAAACGGCTGGTCATTAAGATCGGCAGCCACGTCCTGACCCAGGCCGATGGTTTGAACCGGGAGATTATTGCCCAACTGACCGACCAGATCGCCTGCCTCAAGGCCGAGGGCCGGGAGGTCATCCTGGTGTCGTCCGGGGCCATTGCCGCCGGTTCCAAAAAGATGGGCTTGCCGGGCCGCCCCCAGGGCATCCCCCAGAAACAGGCGGTGGCCGCCATCGGTCAAAGCACCCTGATGCTTACCTATGAGGAGGCCTTTGCCAGTTACGGGCTAAAGGTGGCGCAATTGCTTCTCACCCGCGACGACCTGGCCAACCGGCGGCGTTACCTCAATGCCCGTAATACCCTGTTTACCCTACTCAACTGGGGGGTTATCCCCGTCATCAACGAAAATGACACGGTGGTAGTGGAGGAGATCCGCTTCGGGGATAACGATAACCTGTCGGCCATGATCAGCAGTCTGGCCGGGGCCGACCTGTTGATTATACTGACTGATACTGATGGCCTCTATGACTGTGACCCCCGGCAGCACCCCGAGGCCCGGCTCATTCCGCTGGTGGAGAAGATCGACAGCCGTCTGGAGAAGGCAGCCAGCGAGTTGCCCGGCGTACTGGGCTGCGGCGGCATGTCCAGCAAGGTGCAGGCTGCCAAAAAGACCAGCGCCGCCGGCATTCCGGTGATCATCGCCAACGGCCTGACCCCGGCCATCCTGGAGCAGGTCTGCCGCGGGGCGGACTCGGTGGGGACCCTGTTTTTGCCCCAATTAAAAAAGATCAGCTCCCGTCAGTACTGGATTGCCTATACCTTGAACCCCCGCGGCGAGATCGTGGTCGATGACGGCGCCCGTCAGGTGCTGCTGCAC
This portion of the Deltaproteobacteria bacterium genome encodes:
- a CDS encoding GGDEF domain-containing protein, yielding MLGCGRESPFTPEEIEIFQIFVFQTATALKNLALFEQIKSLAIRDSLTGLFNPRYFWEVLGKEVKRCRRYGCRLSLLFLDLDNFKVINDQHGHPVGDKILQELSNLLKSFVRCTDLICRYGGEEFVILLIQTPKRKAAFLAERLRQTITQAPFKIKDLEIPLTVSIGVADLTEKMDPEELVQNADSAMYRAKQSGGNRVVIA
- a CDS encoding CBS domain-containing protein; its protein translation is MRVGRIMISKPITVAPKTSVHQALKLMQQHSIRHLPVVEGEKFIGWVTARDLQQVLLAAMIEKIVVRDVMVTDPLTVSPMTSVEEAAHLIHDYKIGGVPVLEKGRLVGVLTVADLLSAFLYMLDVLRSSSRLDVVLADRPGAFEEACQLIHQAGGKIINVGLGLEGCQQRTYSFRLEKCELDPIIQSLQEHGHQLLELIS
- a CDS encoding DUF2333 family protein, producing MRKNSAPEEHRLPVITPAGPPKPPPSWLKWLKEKRYLIILLIILAFLATIFSISETRRTMQLTAEEITAREARVEKPEAAPEPQSTPAAEAAPEPEPAAPSPTERPTPAVQAPSAEAPFPPQPSAEPVAGEAFTNAVIKIMDDQINKTWIGWRPNSILFGMLRLTDNVNNRQLGVLEVARRTTVILNENMSRFAITEAYNPYLNEAMNFFMVSADKYWFPSASGKYREAIRDLRQYIDDLKHKRSKFYPRVDNLIALMTTYRDILGSCFHNLIKDKEADGSPVSWFISDDYFYYSQGVALGMTEILESVREDFSRELLKKNSHKLLEDAIHALHTGSQLSPWVVTDAAKDGILANHRANLATYIGEAEHFVSTLQTVLATN
- the amrA gene encoding AmmeMemoRadiSam system protein A — translated: MALSQQDKQTLHQIAREAIFAALQNQPPPPLPPTSSILQEKRGAFVSLHWRGQLRGCIGLIEPVKPLAQAIQEMALAAAFRDPRFPPLTSEEFPEVDIEISVLSPLREINKIEEIEVGQHGLYITKGPYAGLLLPQVATEYHWDRETFLRETCRKAGLSLDAWREKDTRIYIFSAEIF
- the rplU gene encoding 50S ribosomal protein L21, which gives rise to MYAIVQTGGKQYRVSPQDIIRVEKLPGELGDEVVLDQVLMVAAGDEIQVGQPRVEGVSVVAQIIRQGKGKKVLVFKMKRRKGFRRKRGHRQLYTALQIKEIKV
- the rpmA gene encoding 50S ribosomal protein L27: MAHKKAGGSSRNGRDSAGKRLGVKRFSGQVVKAGNILVRQNGTRIHPGENVGLGRDYTLFAKIDGIVTFERWSRNRKRVSVYAP
- the obgE gene encoding GTPase ObgE, with the translated sequence MPPWRFADEVEITVRAGKGGPGCVSFQRQRFKPRGAPDGGDGGDGGDVVLEVSASCRTLRTFRYRRHFQAERGRAGQSQRQQGRRGADLVIEVPPGTLVFDAESGQFLQDLATPGERLTVARGGRGGKGNAHFTSSRQRSPRFAQPGEPGQERRLRLELQLLAEVGLLGLPNAGKTTLLTRLTASKARVAPYPFTTLGPNLGVLSHEDHEPLIIADIPGLITGAHQGRGLGDRFLRHLKRTHLLLHVVDVGQVDEQHPEAPVEQVEAELRAYDPHLLDKPRLLVLNKIDLLPEDFPLSTLLAAFRQQGRQCLALSALTGEGLEELKAALWQAFESDDHEPKQAQATPPPDSDPGQTAGH
- the proB gene encoding glutamate 5-kinase — its product is MNPNKHRQLRHQIVTQAKRLVIKIGSHVLTQADGLNREIIAQLTDQIACLKAEGREVILVSSGAIAAGSKKMGLPGRPQGIPQKQAVAAIGQSTLMLTYEEAFASYGLKVAQLLLTRDDLANRRRYLNARNTLFTLLNWGVIPVINENDTVVVEEIRFGDNDNLSAMISSLAGADLLIILTDTDGLYDCDPRQHPEARLIPLVEKIDSRLEKAASELPGVLGCGGMSSKVQAAKKTSAAGIPVIIANGLTPAILEQVCRGADSVGTLFLPQLKKISSRQYWIAYTLNPRGEIVVDDGARQVLLHQGKSLLPAGIVKVNGRFGVGAPVRLTDTEGQVIGMGLSNYSSQDIALIKGLKTAEIEQSLGHKGYDEVVHRDNMVVFTET